From the Paenibacillus thermoaerophilus genome, one window contains:
- a CDS encoding transposase gives MGDIRQHFDDEFKRQTVKHMQESGKTPSEVSKELDIPVRSIRAWRRQFASTGEKSQLFVDYEKMKKLEQQNRDLQEEVEILKKAMHFFTKSRD, from the coding sequence ATGGGAGATATCCGTCAACATTTTGACGACGAGTTTAAACGTCAAACCGTTAAGCACATGCAAGAAAGCGGCAAAACCCCGTCTGAAGTATCCAAGGAGCTGGACATCCCGGTAAGAAGTATTCGGGCTTGGAGAAGGCAGTTTGCTTCCACCGGTGAGAAATCCCAATTGTTTGTGGACTACGAAAAAATGAAGAAGCTGGAACAACAGAATCGGGATCTACAAGAGGAGGTTGAGATCTTAAAAAAGGCGATGCACTTCTTCACGAAAAGCCGAGACTGA